A DNA window from Thermosynechococcaceae cyanobacterium Okahandja contains the following coding sequences:
- a CDS encoding DUF2854 domain-containing protein — MLGSFSLGSLGLIAGSVLTVVGIVAYATGNATVNLAGFFYGVPLLLGGLALKAAELKPVPYREPPTAAVIAARAQATPTQTQIRKDVTRYRYGQEAHLDSTLASLGLSPSDVARPVLVAIAETLTDGAYTLILEFASPAIPLAVWQSKQAKMETFFGPHIAVEVQALDADRIAVALIRQPSHGGVTV; from the coding sequence ATGCTGGGTTCATTTTCCTTGGGCAGCTTAGGGTTAATCGCAGGATCCGTCCTGACGGTGGTGGGGATCGTCGCCTACGCCACTGGCAATGCCACCGTGAATTTGGCGGGTTTCTTTTATGGGGTGCCCTTGTTACTGGGGGGGCTGGCGCTCAAAGCCGCTGAACTTAAGCCCGTACCCTACCGTGAGCCACCGACGGCAGCCGTCATTGCTGCCCGTGCCCAAGCCACTCCCACCCAAACCCAAATTCGCAAGGATGTTACCCGCTATCGCTATGGCCAAGAGGCTCATCTAGACAGTACATTGGCTAGCTTGGGGCTGAGTCCTTCGGATGTGGCGCGTCCGGTGCTGGTGGCGATCGCCGAGACCCTCACGGATGGAGCCTACACCCTGATTTTGGAGTTTGCCTCTCCCGCGATTCCCCTTGCGGTCTGGCAGTCCAAGCAAGCCAAAATGGAAACCTTCTTTGGCCCCCATATTGCGGTAGAGGTTCAGGCTCTAGACGCAGATCGCATTGCCGTTGCCCTGATTCGTCAACCCAGCCATGGGGGTGTTACAGTTTAA
- a CDS encoding YajQ family cyclic di-GMP-binding protein codes for MASTFSFDIVSDFDWQELVNAVDQTEREIKARYDLKDTQTTLELTKEGLTLQTDSEFTLNAVHTILQQKAAKRQLSLKIFDYGAVESASGNRVKQVIQLRRGINSELAKEISKLIRTEFKKVQASIQGDVVRVSAKSKDDLQAVIQRLKAADYPVPLQFTNYR; via the coding sequence ATGGCAAGTACGTTTTCCTTTGATATTGTGAGTGACTTTGACTGGCAAGAGCTAGTCAATGCCGTGGATCAAACAGAGCGGGAAATTAAGGCGCGCTACGATCTTAAAGACACCCAAACCACCCTTGAGCTAACCAAGGAGGGGCTGACGCTGCAAACCGATAGCGAGTTTACCCTCAATGCGGTACACACGATTTTGCAGCAAAAGGCTGCCAAGCGGCAGTTGTCCCTCAAGATTTTTGACTATGGCGCGGTGGAGTCGGCCAGTGGTAACCGCGTCAAGCAAGTAATCCAACTGCGCCGCGGCATTAATTCTGAATTGGCGAAGGAGATCAGTAAATTAATCCGGACAGAGTTTAAGAAGGTGCAGGCCTCTATTCAAGGGGATGTGGTGCGGGTGAGCGCCAAGTCTAAGGATGATTTACAGGCGGTGATTCAACGGTTAAAGGCCGCAGACTATCCGGTGCCGTTACAATTTACGAACTACCGTTAG
- a CDS encoding ABC transporter substrate-binding protein, whose product MGQQQSWVKTFTSLLVLLGLGACNNVGTTGGTNGNGLRIGSLLPSTGDLASVGTPIAETVPLLVETVNACGGVNGQPVTLIAADDQSNPASGAEAMTKLVEIDRVAGVVGSFGSSVSNAAADIATRGQVMLISPGSTSTLLTERAKRGDFNGYWARTAPPDNYQAQALAQLAKEQGFERVSTVVINNDYGRSFEEEFTRAFKALGGTVINADRPTRYDERATTFTTEAAAAFAGNPDAVVAILYPETGSLLLKSAFEQGLTQNVAILLTDGVKSESFPEQVGRTADGKYIIAGAKGTVPGADGQALAALRDLWRTKKGGELPAFAAQAWDAAALLVLAAEAANANTGEGIRSKLREVANGPGEEVDDVCAALALLREGKEINYQGASGNVDIDENGDVVGVYDIWRVTDDGKLEVIGKVNPEKP is encoded by the coding sequence ATGGGGCAGCAACAATCGTGGGTCAAAACATTTACTAGTCTGCTGGTTCTGTTGGGCTTGGGTGCCTGTAACAATGTTGGCACGACCGGTGGCACCAATGGCAATGGCCTGCGTATTGGCTCGCTGCTGCCCTCGACCGGTGACCTTGCCTCCGTGGGCACTCCGATTGCCGAAACCGTACCGCTGCTGGTGGAAACGGTGAATGCCTGTGGCGGGGTAAATGGCCAGCCCGTGACCCTCATTGCGGCGGATGATCAGTCCAACCCGGCATCGGGGGCAGAAGCCATGACCAAATTGGTGGAAATTGATCGGGTGGCCGGTGTGGTCGGGTCTTTTGGCAGTAGTGTCTCGAATGCCGCGGCGGATATTGCCACCCGGGGTCAGGTGATGCTGATTTCTCCGGGCAGTACAAGCACCCTCCTGACGGAACGGGCTAAAAGGGGTGACTTTAATGGCTACTGGGCGCGCACCGCACCGCCTGACAACTACCAAGCGCAGGCGCTGGCGCAACTGGCCAAGGAGCAGGGGTTTGAGCGGGTCTCGACGGTGGTCATTAACAATGACTATGGCCGTAGCTTTGAAGAAGAATTTACCCGAGCCTTCAAGGCCCTTGGCGGAACCGTCATCAATGCGGATCGCCCCACGCGCTACGATGAGCGGGCAACCACCTTCACCACCGAAGCCGCCGCGGCCTTTGCGGGCAACCCTGATGCGGTTGTCGCCATTTTATATCCCGAAACCGGTAGCCTGCTGCTGAAGTCGGCCTTTGAGCAGGGACTCACCCAAAACGTAGCCATTTTGCTAACCGATGGCGTGAAGTCCGAAAGTTTTCCAGAGCAGGTGGGACGCACGGCAGACGGCAAGTATATTATTGCCGGGGCAAAGGGCACGGTGCCGGGCGCCGATGGCCAAGCGCTGGCCGCTTTGCGGGATCTGTGGCGCACTAAAAAAGGGGGCGAACTGCCGGCCTTTGCGGCGCAGGCGTGGGATGCGGCGGCGCTGCTGGTTCTGGCGGCTGAGGCGGCTAACGCAAATACCGGCGAAGGCATTCGCTCGAAACTGCGCGAGGTGGCCAATGGTCCGGGCGAGGAGGTGGATGATGTGTGCGCAGCCCTTGCCCTATTGCGTGAGGGTAAGGAAATTAACTACCAAGGAGCCAGTGGCAATGTGGATATTGATGAAAATGGGGATGTCGTGGGGGTCTATGACATTTGGCGAGTCACGGATGACGGTAAATTAGAAGTGATTGGCAAGGTCAACCCTGAAAAACCCTAG
- the sufR gene encoding iron-sulfur cluster biosynthesis transcriptional regulator SufR — protein sequence MTPTSDTKHDILHCLLRDGHLSAQELAAQLAISPQAVRRHLKDLEAEQLVTYEVLSGTVGRPQYRYAISEAGREELRQWQRRQHASSAKGFAVELLESVAATLGPEQVHDVLQMAWQRKAIDYRQKIGTGSLAERLRRLVALRQQEGYMAEFYPVQDVDQPAAYLFTEYNCAISAVAQSFPAVCDHELQMFAIALEDCAVERTHWIVDGEHRCGYLIRPLS from the coding sequence GTGACTCCTACATCCGACACTAAACATGACATCTTACACTGCCTGCTCCGGGATGGGCACCTGAGCGCCCAAGAGTTGGCGGCACAGTTGGCCATTAGCCCCCAGGCGGTGCGCCGCCATCTTAAGGATTTGGAAGCAGAGCAACTGGTCACCTACGAGGTGCTCTCGGGAACTGTGGGTCGGCCCCAGTATCGCTACGCCATTAGTGAGGCCGGGCGGGAGGAACTGCGGCAGTGGCAGCGGCGGCAGCACGCTAGTAGCGCCAAAGGATTTGCGGTGGAGTTGTTAGAGTCGGTGGCGGCCACCTTAGGGCCGGAGCAGGTGCATGATGTGTTGCAGATGGCATGGCAACGCAAGGCCATAGACTATCGCCAAAAAATCGGTACGGGTTCGCTGGCGGAGCGGCTGCGACGCTTGGTGGCGCTGCGTCAACAGGAAGGATACATGGCGGAATTTTACCCGGTGCAGGATGTTGATCAACCTGCGGCTTATTTATTTACGGAGTACAACTGTGCCATTTCAGCGGTAGCGCAGTCCTTTCCGGCGGTGTGTGATCATGAGTTACAGATGTTTGCGATCGCCCTTGAGGATTGTGCCGTGGAGCGTACCCACTGGATTGTCGATGGTGAGCATCGCTGCGGTTATTTAATTCGTCCCCTCAGCTAA
- the sufB gene encoding Fe-S cluster assembly protein SufB, producing the protein MSATVQSLVNQPYKYGFVTQIETDSIPRGLNEEVIRLISAKKNEPEFMLEFRLRAYRQWLTMQEPTWPQVSYPPINYQDIVYYSAPKQKEKLKSLDDVDPVLLETFEKLGIPLSEQKRLSNVAVDAIFDSVSVATTFREELAKQGVIFCSISEALQEYPELVQKYLGSVVPIGDNFYAALNSAVFSDGSFVYIPKNTRCPMELSTYFRINNGESGQFERTLIIAEEGSYVSYLEGCTAPMFDTNQLHAAVVELVALDNAEIKYSTVQNWYAGDENGKGGIYNFVTKRGLCLGRNSKISWTQVETGSAITWKYPSCVLVGDNSVGEFYSVALTNHRQQADTGTKMIHVGKNTRSTIVSKGISAGHSRNSYRGLVKIGPKAAGARNYSQCDSMLIGEQSNANTFPYIQVQNPTAQVEHEASTSKIGEDQLFYFAQRGIAAEDAVSMMISGFCRDVFNQLPMEFAVEADRLLSLKLEGSVG; encoded by the coding sequence ATGTCGGCAACGGTACAATCCCTCGTCAATCAGCCCTACAAGTACGGCTTTGTTACCCAGATTGAGACCGATAGCATTCCCCGCGGTCTCAACGAAGAGGTCATTCGCCTCATTTCCGCCAAGAAGAACGAGCCGGAGTTTATGCTCGAGTTCCGGTTACGGGCCTATCGGCAGTGGCTCACGATGCAGGAGCCAACGTGGCCGCAGGTGAGCTACCCGCCCATCAACTACCAAGATATTGTCTATTACTCGGCTCCCAAGCAAAAAGAGAAGCTCAAGAGCCTTGATGACGTTGATCCGGTGCTGCTAGAAACCTTTGAAAAACTGGGGATTCCCCTCTCAGAGCAGAAGCGCCTCAGCAATGTAGCGGTGGATGCCATCTTTGATAGCGTCTCGGTGGCTACCACGTTCCGCGAAGAATTGGCCAAGCAGGGGGTTATTTTCTGCTCTATTTCGGAAGCGCTACAGGAGTATCCCGAGCTAGTGCAGAAGTACCTCGGGAGCGTGGTTCCCATTGGCGATAATTTCTATGCGGCCTTGAATTCGGCGGTGTTTTCCGATGGCTCGTTTGTTTATATTCCCAAAAACACCCGCTGTCCGATGGAACTGTCCACCTATTTTCGGATTAACAACGGCGAGTCGGGGCAGTTTGAGCGCACCCTCATTATTGCCGAGGAGGGCAGCTACGTCAGTTACCTCGAAGGTTGTACGGCGCCCATGTTTGATACCAATCAACTCCATGCGGCGGTGGTGGAACTCGTTGCCCTCGATAACGCCGAGATTAAGTACTCCACGGTGCAAAACTGGTACGCTGGCGATGAAAACGGCAAAGGCGGTATTTACAACTTTGTCACCAAGCGTGGCCTGTGCCTAGGGCGCAACTCTAAAATTTCGTGGACGCAGGTGGAAACCGGTTCAGCAATTACCTGGAAGTACCCCAGTTGTGTGCTGGTGGGCGACAATTCCGTGGGTGAGTTTTACTCCGTGGCTCTGACAAATCATCGCCAGCAGGCGGATACGGGCACCAAGATGATCCACGTGGGCAAGAATACCCGCAGCACCATTGTCTCGAAGGGTATTTCTGCAGGCCACTCTCGCAATAGTTACCGTGGCTTGGTGAAAATTGGCCCTAAAGCGGCAGGGGCACGCAACTATTCCCAGTGCGACTCGATGCTCATTGGCGAGCAGTCGAATGCCAATACGTTTCCCTATATCCAAGTGCAAAACCCCACCGCTCAGGTGGAGCACGAGGCCTCGACCTCCAAAATTGGTGAGGATCAACTGTTCTACTTTGCCCAGCGGGGCATTGCGGCGGAGGATGCGGTCTCGATGATGATCAGTGGGTTTTGTCGGGATGTGTTTAACCAACTGCCGATGGAGTTTGCGGTGGAAGCGGATCGCCTGCTGAGCCTGAAGCTGGAGGGCAGTGTGGGTTAG
- a CDS encoding WD40 repeat domain-containing protein translates to MTNKRSSDIGLLLGTLVLSALVAGVAYWQLTSRWGGGNTPTISETAPSRWQKVALATTLRGHEDEVNALALSPDGNLLVSGGDDRLLHFWNLATGTELGQASGHTDWIYALVMTPDGQTVISGSKDNQIKLWNTGDRQLRATLSGHRDFVNGLALSPDGRTLASASYDHSVKLWNLSTLEEVTTLGGHGGIMLTVAISPNGRFLATGGVDTQIRLWDLDTQRLLRTLEGHTSDVNSLAFTPNSEQLVSGSDQDGIKVWNLTTGELTHQFGTESGQVFSVAVSPDGSAIASGHGDQTVKLWTLSGELLRNLKGHSGAVYSVVFGQDQLISASEDGTVKVWRIFPGS, encoded by the coding sequence ATGACCAACAAACGCAGTTCTGATATTGGTCTGCTCTTGGGTACCCTTGTCCTGAGCGCCCTTGTGGCCGGAGTGGCCTACTGGCAACTCACCAGCCGCTGGGGTGGGGGCAACACCCCGACTATCTCGGAAACCGCCCCCTCAAGGTGGCAAAAAGTTGCCTTAGCCACCACGCTGCGGGGTCACGAAGACGAGGTCAACGCCCTAGCCCTCAGTCCTGACGGCAACCTACTGGTGAGTGGTGGCGACGATCGCCTGCTCCACTTTTGGAACTTGGCTACCGGCACTGAACTGGGTCAAGCCAGTGGCCACACCGATTGGATCTATGCGCTGGTGATGACCCCCGATGGTCAAACCGTCATCAGCGGCAGTAAAGACAACCAAATTAAGCTCTGGAACACGGGCGATCGCCAACTCCGCGCCACCCTCAGCGGTCACCGCGACTTTGTCAATGGCTTAGCCCTCAGCCCCGATGGGCGCACCCTAGCCAGTGCCAGCTACGATCACAGCGTCAAACTTTGGAACCTGAGTACCCTAGAAGAAGTGACGACCCTCGGCGGCCATGGCGGCATTATGCTCACGGTAGCCATTAGCCCCAATGGCCGGTTTTTAGCCACCGGTGGCGTTGATACTCAGATCCGCCTCTGGGATTTAGACACTCAGCGGCTGCTGCGCACCCTTGAAGGCCACACCAGCGATGTCAATAGCCTCGCCTTTACCCCCAACAGTGAGCAACTAGTGAGCGGCAGCGATCAGGATGGCATTAAGGTATGGAACCTCACCACGGGGGAACTCACGCACCAGTTTGGCACCGAAAGTGGTCAAGTCTTTAGCGTTGCCGTCAGTCCCGACGGCAGTGCCATTGCCAGTGGCCACGGCGACCAAACCGTAAAGTTATGGACACTCTCCGGTGAACTCCTGCGCAACCTCAAAGGACATTCGGGAGCCGTCTATAGCGTTGTCTTTGGCCAAGACCAATTGATCTCGGCCAGCGAAGACGGCACCGTCAAAGTGTGGCGCATTTTCCCGGGCAGCTAA
- a CDS encoding alpha/beta fold hydrolase — MTQLADRQAYRYGIERDWCWRGWQSRYSFWQPSTPAGQPLLLLHGFGASLRHWRYNLRALGSHHPTYALDLIGLGAAVKPIAAYSADFWAAQVYGFWQELIGTPTILVGNSIGALIALTCAYRYPEMAAGVVMLSLPDPAIRDELIPRAIAPLVKGIERLFTAQWLLRGLFYAVRRPAIVKRWAQLAYANPACVDAELLDILLGPAYDTHADRAFGQIIQAMTRASFGPSAKTMLQAIPQPLLLLWGEQDRLIPPQLASLFQQVHPTLQLVRLAAAGHCPHDEQPTEVNRIILEWLDRHVLEVSRHDQQTQF; from the coding sequence ATGACACAACTGGCAGATCGGCAGGCCTACCGCTACGGCATCGAACGCGACTGGTGCTGGCGGGGATGGCAGAGTCGCTATAGTTTTTGGCAACCATCTACGCCAGCGGGCCAGCCATTGCTATTGCTGCACGGCTTTGGCGCGTCGCTGCGGCATTGGCGGTATAACCTGCGGGCGCTGGGCAGCCACCATCCCACCTACGCCTTAGATTTAATTGGCCTCGGCGCTGCCGTAAAACCTATTGCCGCGTATAGTGCCGACTTTTGGGCGGCGCAAGTCTATGGCTTCTGGCAGGAACTCATCGGCACACCCACCATTCTGGTTGGCAATTCCATTGGTGCCCTGATTGCCCTTACCTGTGCCTACCGCTACCCCGAGATGGCGGCAGGGGTCGTGATGCTCAGCTTACCGGATCCGGCCATTCGCGACGAGCTTATCCCACGGGCGATCGCCCCCCTTGTCAAGGGCATTGAGCGGCTCTTTACCGCCCAGTGGCTGTTGCGGGGTCTATTTTATGCCGTGCGTCGCCCCGCCATTGTCAAGCGCTGGGCACAACTGGCCTACGCCAATCCCGCCTGTGTGGATGCTGAATTACTGGATATTCTGCTTGGTCCCGCCTACGATACTCACGCCGATCGCGCCTTTGGCCAGATTATTCAGGCCATGACCCGCGCCAGCTTTGGCCCGAGCGCCAAAACCATGCTGCAAGCGATACCACAGCCCCTACTGCTCCTCTGGGGCGAGCAGGATCGCTTGATTCCCCCCCAGCTTGCGTCCCTATTCCAGCAGGTGCATCCCACCCTACAATTAGTGAGACTGGCCGCTGCTGGGCATTGCCCCCACGACGAACAGCCAACTGAGGTGAACCGAATCATTTTGGAGTGGCTTGACCGCCACGTTTTGGAGGTTTCCCGCCATGACCAACAAACGCAGTTCTGA
- the sat gene encoding sulfate adenylyltransferase produces MSAVNDAIAPHGGVLVNRILSPEQKQYWRDRAHELPRLRLDERAVSDLELIAIGGFSPLTGFMGQADYERVVTDMYLENGLPWSIPITLSVTAEVAASLEIGQTIRLDNAAGEFLGILELTEKYTYDKRKEARCVYRTEDDKHPGVKVVYQQGEVNLAGPIWLLERHPHPQFPNYCIDPADSRALFRAKGWRTIVGFQTRNPIHRAHEYIQKCALEIVDGLFLHPLVGVTKEDDIPADVRMRCYEIMLEHYYPQDRVVLAINPAAMRYAGPREAIFHALVRKNYGCTHFIVGRDHAGVGDYYGTYDAQHIFDEFDPAALGIVPLKFEHAFYCTRTQSMATSKTSPSKPEERIHLSGTKVREMLRRGELPPPEFSRPEVAAELARAMRQPQLSAS; encoded by the coding sequence TTGAGTGCAGTAAACGATGCGATCGCCCCCCATGGGGGTGTCCTGGTTAACCGGATTCTCTCGCCTGAGCAAAAACAATACTGGCGCGATCGCGCCCATGAATTACCGCGGCTGCGCCTTGACGAGCGAGCCGTGTCCGACCTAGAACTCATTGCCATCGGTGGCTTTAGTCCCTTGACCGGGTTTATGGGGCAGGCGGACTACGAACGAGTCGTGACGGACATGTACCTCGAGAATGGTCTGCCGTGGTCGATTCCCATTACCCTTTCTGTCACCGCTGAGGTGGCGGCCTCCCTTGAAATTGGTCAAACCATTCGCCTTGATAACGCCGCCGGTGAGTTCCTCGGCATCCTTGAACTCACGGAAAAATATACCTACGACAAGCGCAAAGAGGCTCGCTGTGTTTACCGCACCGAGGACGACAAACACCCGGGCGTAAAAGTAGTCTATCAGCAGGGGGAGGTAAATTTAGCCGGACCGATTTGGCTGCTGGAGCGGCACCCCCATCCCCAATTCCCAAACTACTGCATTGATCCGGCAGACTCCCGTGCCCTCTTCCGCGCCAAAGGCTGGCGTACGATTGTCGGCTTCCAAACCCGTAACCCCATTCACCGTGCCCACGAATACATCCAAAAATGCGCCCTAGAGATTGTGGATGGTCTCTTTTTGCATCCCCTCGTGGGCGTCACCAAGGAGGATGACATTCCTGCCGATGTGCGGATGCGCTGCTACGAGATTATGCTAGAGCACTACTACCCGCAGGATCGGGTGGTGCTGGCCATTAACCCCGCCGCCATGCGCTATGCAGGCCCGCGGGAGGCCATCTTCCATGCCCTTGTGCGCAAAAACTATGGCTGCACCCACTTTATTGTTGGGCGTGACCATGCCGGGGTGGGCGACTACTACGGCACCTACGATGCCCAGCACATTTTTGATGAATTTGATCCGGCAGCCCTAGGGATTGTCCCCCTCAAATTTGAACACGCCTTCTACTGCACCCGCACCCAGTCGATGGCCACCAGCAAAACCAGCCCCAGTAAGCCCGAAGAGCGCATCCACCTCTCCGGCACCAAAGTGCGGGAAATGTTGCGGCGCGGTGAACTGCCCCCGCCGGAATTTTCGCGACCCGAAGTGGCGGCTGAACTGGCCCGCGCCATGCGCCAACCCCAATTGAGTGCCTCGTGA
- a CDS encoding transposase encodes MLTLNYTYRIYPSAAQQTELLEWLETCRGVYNYALRELKDWMAARKCPIDRCSLEKEYIIPANEPFPSYHRQQNNLPKAKKQFPPLGRVHSQVLQTTIRRLHDTWEAFQERGYGFPRFKKAGQFKSFVFPQFKDNPIKGNVIKLPKIGEVRINLHRPIPDGFKVKQVRVVSRVRGTQWYVVVTIESDVSIPDPPVHGRAIGIDLGLERFLTLSDGSFYKRPKLFKSAQGKLKLLQRRAARKQKGSRNWEKAQTKVARQHHRIANRRQDFHLKTAHQLCDHAQTIFAEDLSAKGLARGILRKDCVDAAFGQFLSLLAWVCWKRGVYFAKVNPNGTSQTCPKCLVTVRKELGIREHDCPECGYRTHRDHAAAERVLHRGLENVVA; translated from the coding sequence ATGCTGACCCTGAACTACACCTACCGCATCTATCCAAGTGCCGCACAACAAACTGAACTGCTGGAGTGGCTGGAGACGTGCAGAGGCGTGTATAACTACGCTTTGCGCGAACTCAAAGACTGGATGGCTGCCCGTAAGTGTCCAATAGACCGATGCTCGTTGGAAAAGGAATACATCATTCCTGCCAATGAGCCGTTTCCGTCTTATCACCGTCAGCAAAACAACCTGCCCAAAGCCAAAAAACAGTTCCCTCCTTTGGGCAGGGTGCATTCTCAGGTGTTGCAGACGACAATTCGTCGGTTGCACGATACTTGGGAAGCCTTTCAGGAGCGTGGGTATGGATTCCCGCGCTTCAAAAAAGCCGGTCAGTTCAAGTCCTTTGTGTTCCCCCAGTTCAAGGACAACCCTATCAAGGGCAATGTTATCAAGCTGCCCAAGATCGGGGAAGTGCGTATCAACCTGCATCGCCCTATCCCTGACGGGTTCAAGGTGAAGCAGGTGAGAGTCGTGTCCAGAGTACGGGGGACGCAATGGTACGTTGTGGTCACCATCGAGTCGGACGTGTCGATTCCTGACCCTCCAGTTCATGGTCGGGCCATTGGCATTGACCTTGGATTGGAGCGATTCTTAACCCTTTCGGATGGCAGTTTCTACAAGCGACCCAAGTTGTTCAAGTCGGCGCAAGGCAAGCTGAAATTGCTGCAACGCAGAGCGGCGAGAAAACAAAAAGGGTCTCGAAATTGGGAAAAAGCCCAAACGAAAGTGGCTAGACAGCACCATCGGATAGCAAACCGTCGGCAAGACTTCCATCTGAAGACGGCACATCAACTGTGTGACCACGCTCAAACCATCTTTGCCGAAGACCTCAGCGCTAAAGGATTGGCCAGAGGAATACTGCGGAAAGATTGTGTGGATGCCGCTTTTGGACAGTTTTTATCTCTGCTGGCATGGGTGTGCTGGAAACGTGGGGTGTACTTTGCGAAAGTCAACCCCAACGGCACCAGTCAAACCTGCCCTAAGTGCCTTGTCACCGTAAGGAAAGAGTTGGGCATCAGAGAGCATGATTGTCCGGAGTGTGGGTATCGGACGCATCGTGACCATGCGGCGGCAGAGAGGGTGTTGCATCGTGGATTAGAAAATGTAGTAGCCTAG
- a CDS encoding biopolymer transporter Tol — MLQHGVNLFLYGLLVVFLGGCWGGNYLLLPTEPLGGGLNSLAREESPQLSYDGRYLVFVSDRPGYRAIFLFDVAQRQLLPLPGLNRPGMVQDQPSISGDGRYIAFRSEARGKSDIVVYDRLTRQQEIITATWQGEVQCPAISGDGRFVTFQSDRSGQWNIEIYDRGVRSPLPVAPNRQTFN, encoded by the coding sequence ATGCTGCAACATGGTGTTAACTTGTTCCTTTATGGACTGTTGGTGGTATTTTTAGGGGGCTGTTGGGGTGGTAATTATCTATTACTCCCGACAGAACCGCTGGGGGGTGGGTTGAATTCCTTAGCGCGAGAAGAGTCCCCACAGCTTTCCTACGATGGCCGTTATCTGGTATTTGTTAGCGATCGCCCCGGGTATCGTGCCATTTTTTTGTTTGATGTGGCGCAGCGGCAACTCCTGCCTTTACCCGGCTTGAATCGACCGGGAATGGTTCAGGATCAACCCAGTATTAGTGGCGATGGGCGCTATATTGCCTTTCGTTCAGAAGCGCGGGGTAAATCCGATATTGTCGTGTACGATCGCCTAACGCGGCAGCAAGAGATTATTACGGCCACGTGGCAGGGAGAGGTACAATGTCCAGCGATTAGCGGCGATGGCCGCTTTGTAACGTTCCAATCTGACCGCAGCGGTCAATGGAATATTGAAATTTATGATCGCGGTGTGCGCTCTCCGTTGCCCGTGGCTCCAAACCGTCAGACATTCAACTAG
- a CDS encoding glycoside hydrolase family protein, whose translation MRFWRWFLVAALVVGVSYPFVGGRSPALLWYRWQPGKIAPLVMDGGDPYVRALMRTISASEANDASPYTLLYGGEHVQDLSRHPDRCIPIRRGPNQHLCTTAAGRYQFLSSTWAEKAARYHPAPPTWFWNQYSFAPEYQDQVVYRWLTDPDAWNANIPQLLRAGEVQAVFALLSDTWTSLGYGIESNLITPHLEEIYTQLLAEELADQQAALVP comes from the coding sequence GTGCGTTTTTGGCGCTGGTTTCTAGTGGCAGCATTGGTGGTGGGGGTAAGTTATCCGTTTGTGGGGGGGCGATCGCCTGCCCTATTGTGGTACCGCTGGCAACCCGGTAAAATTGCTCCCCTCGTCATGGACGGTGGCGATCCCTACGTGCGTGCCCTCATGCGCACCATTTCGGCGAGCGAAGCTAACGATGCTAGCCCCTACACCTTGCTCTACGGCGGAGAGCATGTTCAGGATCTGAGTCGGCATCCCGATCGCTGTATTCCCATTCGCCGTGGCCCCAACCAGCACCTGTGTACCACCGCTGCCGGACGCTATCAATTCCTGAGTTCCACATGGGCAGAAAAAGCCGCCCGGTATCACCCTGCCCCCCCCACGTGGTTTTGGAACCAGTACAGTTTTGCCCCCGAATACCAAGATCAAGTGGTGTATCGCTGGCTAACCGATCCCGATGCTTGGAACGCCAATATCCCGCAACTGTTGCGTGCAGGGGAAGTGCAGGCGGTCTTTGCCCTGCTGTCAGATACTTGGACCAGCCTTGGCTACGGGATTGAAAGCAACCTGATTACCCCCCACCTCGAAGAGATCTACACTCAACTGTTAGCCGAAGAATTAGCAGATCAGCAGGCTGCCCTTGTTCCCTAG
- a CDS encoding SDR family oxidoreductase, translated as MNVAVVGATGRTGHRIVNALLRAGHVPIAVVRNLAKAQSHWPDGAIAIRYGDVTQPQSLGSALTGAEAVICATGASPSVNPLEPFSVDYLGTKNLVDAARQAGVQQFILVSSLCVSQFFHPLNLFWLILYWKQQAERYLQDSGLTYTIVRPGGLKDTDAGGFPVIAAADTLFEGSIPRAQVADICVAALGEAAAANKIFEVVSRPDRPPSDYAELFRCVPSV; from the coding sequence GTGAATGTCGCTGTTGTTGGTGCCACCGGCCGTACCGGTCACCGGATTGTGAATGCGCTCCTACGGGCGGGACATGTCCCCATTGCGGTTGTCCGTAACTTGGCGAAGGCGCAGTCCCACTGGCCCGATGGGGCGATCGCCATTCGCTATGGGGATGTGACCCAACCCCAGAGCCTCGGGAGTGCCTTGACGGGGGCGGAGGCAGTAATTTGCGCCACAGGAGCCAGCCCCAGCGTCAACCCCCTCGAACCGTTTAGCGTTGACTACTTAGGCACCAAAAACTTGGTGGATGCAGCCCGGCAGGCAGGGGTACAGCAGTTTATTCTGGTCTCCTCCCTCTGTGTGTCCCAGTTCTTTCATCCCCTGAATCTCTTTTGGCTAATTCTGTATTGGAAGCAGCAGGCGGAACGTTATTTACAGGACAGTGGTCTAACCTATACGATTGTGCGTCCGGGAGGACTCAAAGATACCGACGCGGGAGGGTTTCCGGTCATTGCTGCTGCCGATACCCTTTTTGAAGGCAGTATCCCCCGCGCCCAAGTGGCCGACATCTGTGTTGCCGCCCTTGGTGAAGCCGCCGCCGCCAATAAAATTTTTGAGGTGGTGAGTCGCCCTGATCGGCCTCCCTCGGACTACGCTGAGTTATTCCGCTGTGTTCCGTCGGTGTGA